From Myxococcales bacterium, the proteins below share one genomic window:
- a CDS encoding tetratricopeptide repeat protein — MGFRAGVVVSGLALALVACGGPEPVSEPPKAPPTLPPSLALGGPKDPAPAAAKGPSPDVVKGKAALDQGNEPAARAAFEAALAKDANDADAHAYLGGLTEKQDKAGAEKHYRAALATVPAHEAASLNLSALLLDTNRVDEAVSVAKTASAAHPKSAALRLNHGVALATKGSEAEATAELAEATKLAAQDPLAHLTFGQWLGTWKKNDAAKEELLKAEKLANGDLGVLASVGFELKNVGAFADCVRVLDGAIAKKDAAELRTYRALCKLGAQDKPGAQADLEAAVAKDPKYGPAHFYLGGRYAEAGKWKEVIAAYEAYLKLEPEGPLRKMAEERIKLAKERKDGKAPPKPGPAPKKK, encoded by the coding sequence ATGGGTTTTCGGGCTGGAGTTGTCGTGTCGGGTCTCGCGTTGGCGCTCGTCGCGTGCGGCGGGCCGGAGCCCGTTTCCGAGCCGCCCAAGGCGCCGCCGACGTTGCCTCCGTCGCTCGCCCTCGGCGGACCGAAGGACCCGGCTCCGGCCGCCGCCAAGGGGCCGAGCCCGGACGTGGTCAAGGGCAAGGCCGCGCTCGATCAGGGGAACGAGCCCGCCGCGCGCGCCGCGTTCGAGGCCGCCCTCGCGAAGGACGCGAACGACGCCGACGCGCACGCCTACCTCGGGGGCCTCACCGAGAAACAAGACAAGGCCGGCGCCGAGAAGCACTACCGCGCCGCGCTCGCCACCGTGCCCGCCCACGAGGCCGCGTCCCTCAACCTGTCCGCGCTCCTCCTCGACACGAACCGGGTCGACGAGGCCGTCTCGGTCGCGAAGACGGCGAGCGCCGCGCACCCGAAGAGCGCCGCGCTCCGGCTGAACCACGGCGTCGCGCTCGCGACGAAGGGGAGCGAGGCCGAAGCGACCGCCGAGCTCGCCGAGGCGACCAAGCTCGCCGCCCAGGATCCGCTCGCGCACCTCACGTTCGGGCAGTGGCTCGGCACCTGGAAGAAGAACGACGCCGCCAAGGAAGAGCTCCTCAAGGCCGAGAAGCTCGCGAACGGAGACCTCGGGGTGCTCGCCTCGGTCGGCTTCGAGCTGAAGAACGTGGGGGCCTTCGCCGACTGCGTGCGCGTGCTCGACGGCGCGATCGCCAAGAAGGACGCGGCCGAGCTCCGCACCTACCGCGCCCTCTGCAAGCTCGGCGCCCAGGACAAGCCGGGTGCGCAAGCCGATCTGGAGGCCGCCGTCGCCAAGGACCCCAAATATGGTCCTGCGCACTTTTACCTGGGTGGGAGGTATGCCGAGGCCGGGAAGTGGAAGGAGGTCATCGCCGCCTACGAGGCGTACCTGAAGCTCGAGCCCGAGGGGCCCCTCCGGAAGATGGCCGAGGAGCGCATCAAGCTCGCGAAGGAGCGCAAGGACGGGAAGGCGCCGCCGAAGCCCGGACCCGCGCCGAAGAAGAAGTAG
- the atpC gene encoding ATP synthase F1 subunit epsilon has translation MATDKIELEIVTPKGLALKASVDEVTAPSVNGEFGIMPGHLPVLVALHTGVVTYRIGNEAKKVAVGEGFAEGGPNKLLVLTEDFIDRDAVDPPAVRSQLAEVEAKLEKATQAADAADAEATRLLVIRENWLAAQLELIGDPPAPTMHPVADPEPEDEENAVIVEGEGGSEPSA, from the coding sequence ATGGCCACCGACAAAATCGAGCTCGAAATCGTCACTCCGAAGGGCCTCGCGCTGAAGGCCTCCGTCGACGAGGTCACCGCGCCCAGCGTCAACGGCGAGTTCGGCATCATGCCGGGTCACTTGCCCGTCCTCGTCGCGCTCCACACGGGAGTCGTGACGTACCGCATCGGTAACGAGGCGAAGAAGGTCGCGGTCGGCGAGGGCTTCGCCGAGGGCGGCCCGAACAAGCTCCTCGTTCTCACGGAAGACTTCATCGACCGTGACGCGGTCGACCCGCCGGCGGTCCGCTCGCAGCTCGCCGAGGTCGAAGCCAAGCTCGAGAAAGCGACGCAGGCCGCCGACGCGGCCGACGCGGAAGCCACGCGCCTGCTCGTCATCCGGGAGAACTGGCTCGCGGCGCAGCTCGAGCTCATCGGCGATCCGCCGGCTCCCACCATGCATCCCGTCGCCGACCCCGAGCCGGAGGACGAGGAGAACGCGGTCATCGTCGAAGGCGAAGGCGGCTCCGAGCCGAGCGCGTGA
- a CDS encoding peptidylprolyl isomerase codes for MIPDRVLKVVWGVATLGVVGVALTISLDKPWVSPQPPKDAAADAPEASTSADAAPAAEPVLDVDASLPSSPSLTLDLIGSSDASTRHVKVGVVLVQFAGAQGALPTARPKASALELARKLADEAKVDFHQAVTHGDSGSADDIGRIGRGILEPQVEGVVFGMTPGQTSEPIETPRGYWVVKRLE; via the coding sequence GTGATCCCTGATCGTGTCCTCAAGGTCGTCTGGGGTGTGGCGACGCTCGGTGTCGTCGGCGTGGCGCTCACCATCTCGCTCGACAAGCCCTGGGTGAGCCCACAACCCCCGAAAGACGCGGCCGCCGACGCTCCCGAGGCGTCGACGAGCGCCGACGCAGCCCCGGCCGCCGAGCCGGTCCTCGACGTCGACGCGTCCCTCCCCAGCTCACCTTCTCTCACCTTGGATCTCATCGGCTCCTCGGACGCGTCCACGCGACACGTCAAGGTGGGCGTCGTGCTCGTGCAGTTCGCGGGGGCCCAAGGCGCGCTCCCCACCGCGCGGCCGAAAGCGAGCGCGCTCGAGCTCGCGCGAAAGCTCGCCGACGAGGCCAAGGTCGACTTCCATCAGGCGGTCACGCACGGCGACTCCGGCTCCGCCGACGACATCGGCCGTATCGGTCGGGGCATTCTGGAGCCCCAAGTCGAGGGCGTCGTGTTCGGGATGACCCCCGGCCAGACCAGCGAGCCCATCGAGACGCCTCGCGGATACTGGGTCGTGAAGCGTCTCGAATAG
- the atpD gene encoding F0F1 ATP synthase subunit beta, translating to MVQSAVSNASQKGKIVQVIGPVVDVEFPDGKLPQILNALKVTNASISADADNLTLEVAQHLGENTVRAIAMDTTDGLVRGVEVRDTGAPIAMPVGPECLGRILNVIGEPVDEAGPVNAKRTSPIHKPPPAFQDQSTKVEIFETGIKVIDLLAPYRKGGKIGLFGGAGVGKTVLIQELINNVAKKHGGVSCFAGVGERTREGCDLFLEMSESKLDTGAPVISKTALVFGQMNEPPGARARVALSALTVAEYFRDEEGQDVLLFVDNIFRFTQAGSEVSALLGRIPSAVGYQPTLATEMGALQERITSTNKGSITSVQAVYVPADDLTDPAPATTFAHLDATTVLNRDIAALGIFPAVDPLDSTSTMLDPQIIGARHYGVARRIQGTLQKYKDLQDIIAILGMDELSEDDKLVVSRARKIQRFLSQPFFVAAQFTGLQGQLVPLEETIQGFEELVDGKYDDDAKYPEQAFYLVGNIEMMKKKAADLTKKK from the coding sequence ATGGTCCAGTCCGCGGTTTCGAACGCCTCGCAAAAGGGCAAGATCGTTCAGGTTATCGGCCCCGTCGTCGACGTCGAGTTTCCCGACGGGAAGCTCCCGCAAATTCTGAACGCGCTCAAGGTCACGAACGCGAGCATCTCGGCCGACGCCGACAACCTCACCCTCGAGGTGGCGCAGCACCTCGGTGAGAACACCGTGCGCGCCATCGCGATGGACACCACCGACGGCCTCGTCCGCGGCGTCGAAGTGCGCGACACCGGCGCCCCGATCGCCATGCCGGTCGGACCCGAGTGCCTCGGCCGCATCCTCAACGTCATCGGCGAGCCCGTCGACGAGGCCGGCCCCGTCAACGCGAAGCGCACCTCGCCCATCCACAAGCCCCCGCCCGCTTTTCAAGACCAGTCGACCAAGGTCGAGATCTTCGAGACCGGCATCAAGGTCATCGACCTGCTCGCTCCTTACCGTAAGGGCGGCAAGATCGGCCTCTTCGGCGGCGCCGGCGTCGGCAAGACCGTCCTTATCCAGGAGCTCATCAACAACGTCGCGAAGAAGCACGGCGGCGTGTCCTGCTTCGCCGGCGTGGGCGAGCGCACCCGCGAAGGCTGCGACCTCTTCCTCGAAATGAGCGAGTCGAAGCTCGACACGGGCGCGCCGGTCATCTCGAAGACGGCCCTCGTCTTCGGCCAGATGAACGAGCCCCCGGGAGCCCGCGCGCGCGTGGCCCTCTCGGCCCTCACCGTCGCCGAGTACTTCCGCGACGAAGAAGGCCAGGACGTGCTCCTGTTCGTCGACAACATCTTCCGCTTCACGCAGGCCGGCTCGGAAGTGTCCGCGCTCCTCGGCCGTATCCCGAGCGCCGTCGGTTACCAGCCCACGCTCGCCACCGAGATGGGCGCGCTCCAGGAGCGCATCACCTCGACCAACAAGGGCTCGATCACCTCGGTTCAGGCCGTCTACGTGCCCGCCGACGACTTGACCGACCCGGCCCCGGCGACGACCTTCGCCCACCTCGACGCGACCACCGTTCTCAACCGCGACATCGCGGCGCTCGGTATCTTCCCCGCCGTCGACCCGCTCGACTCCACGTCGACCATGCTCGACCCGCAGATCATCGGCGCGCGCCACTACGGCGTCGCCCGCCGCATCCAGGGCACGCTGCAGAAGTACAAGGACCTGCAGGACATCATCGCGATCCTCGGCATGGACGAGCTCAGCGAGGACGACAAGCTCGTCGTGTCGCGCGCCCGCAAGATCCAGCGCTTCCTCTCGCAGCCGTTCTTCGTCGCCGCGCAGTTCACCGGCCTCCAGGGCCAGCTCGTCCCGCTCGAGGAGACGATCCAAGGCTTCGAGGAGCTCGTCGACGGCAAGTACGACGACGACGCCAAGTACCCGGAGCAGGCCTTCTACCTCGTCGGCAACATCGAGATGATGAAGAAGAAGGCCGCCGACCTCACGAAGAAGAAGTGA
- a CDS encoding polyhydroxyalkanoic acid system family protein produces MATIDITQSHRLTLDDAKAKAEELAKSMETKFGLSWKWAGNTINFEAPSGAAKGTKGEVAVTDKDVRVAIDLPFMLKMMKGTIEEKIKERLAQFA; encoded by the coding sequence ATGGCAACCATCGATATCACGCAGTCCCACCGCCTCACCCTCGACGACGCCAAGGCCAAGGCCGAAGAGCTCGCCAAGTCCATGGAGACCAAGTTCGGTCTCAGCTGGAAGTGGGCGGGCAACACGATCAACTTCGAGGCTCCGAGCGGCGCGGCGAAGGGCACCAAGGGCGAGGTCGCCGTCACCGACAAAGACGTGCGCGTGGCCATCGACCTGCCGTTCATGCTGAAAATGATGAAGGGCACGATCGAAGAGAAGATCAAAGAGCGCCTCGCTCAGTTCGCCTGA
- the glnD gene encoding [protein-PII] uridylyltransferase, with amino-acid sequence MAKPPRQADGRAHELTQRLRPVVQTLREELEARLTTSPPEQDDRALHGPDGVELGVEHARRLDAILTMLFDEASAATPVSDMALVAMGSYGRGAVALRSDADVRLLVRREDARAEALSETLLYPLWDAGVSVGLQVSTPSALLELAQKDLATATSLLDGRLLAGDAEIERDLGARAMAGLFSEGELPTFLGRLEEEVAGRHERFGGSVYLLEPDVKSGAGGLRDLDVARWAARARYRAGDLRAGGFWAELVRMGVLVPREAREIAAAEEFLWRVRNRLHAKAKRRVDRLTFDQQEAIAFELGYGAPGADDEGLARAAAAERMMQDYYIHARTVTRSREQILSRAMPPRRRGKPVEIDLGRGVRLFDGQVTLDPEALEREPALAFRVYDACLREGAPVLPFARDVVVRAAADPAFCERLRGSPEAAALFVELVTEVAEVRTRSGSMVRELHDTGLLLAMIPEFFPVTGRVHHDVYHVYTVDVHSVAAVDCLRALARGDLAADHPLASRLAAEIVRRRPLFLATLLHDVGKGYPDDTGSRKNHSIVGARMCETILPRLGLAADEVEEAVALVEQHLTMYHVATRRDLDDPNTIEDLARTLRGREGLRDLYLLTVTDLSTTSPTAMTSWKARMLEELYFACDSHLAGGKKPMADDARIERVKATVRALAETSREPSLSRDALDAYLASMPDRYLLASAPRSILSHAKLAMARGEGEIVCELFPSRHEGVAELCVVADDRPGLLAKIAAAITGSRLEVLTAQVHSRELSPTVDEAVDVFLVRDRSDDRAFAERLLPRLKRDLETLVSEGITPRDYLLERAGGRAPSRERPSPRVTTEVVVDDRASPRHTVIEVFAKDRPGLLHAVAQELYELGLGIALSKINTEGSRVADVFYVNERDGAKVAPGERFKEIRTRLKRAISEEAQ; translated from the coding sequence ATGGCGAAGCCCCCGCGACAGGCCGACGGTCGTGCACACGAGCTCACGCAGCGCCTGCGGCCCGTCGTCCAGACGTTGCGGGAAGAGCTCGAGGCGCGCCTGACCACGTCGCCCCCCGAGCAGGACGACCGCGCCCTGCACGGCCCCGATGGCGTCGAGCTCGGCGTGGAGCACGCACGACGCCTCGACGCGATCCTCACGATGCTCTTCGACGAGGCCTCGGCGGCGACCCCCGTCTCCGACATGGCCCTCGTCGCGATGGGCTCGTACGGAAGGGGCGCCGTCGCCTTACGGAGCGACGCCGACGTGCGCCTGCTCGTCCGCCGCGAGGACGCTCGCGCCGAAGCGCTCTCCGAGACGCTGCTCTACCCCCTCTGGGACGCGGGCGTGTCCGTCGGTCTCCAGGTCTCGACGCCTTCCGCCCTCCTCGAGCTCGCGCAGAAAGACCTCGCGACGGCCACGTCGCTCCTCGACGGGCGCCTCCTCGCCGGAGACGCGGAGATCGAGCGCGATCTGGGCGCTCGGGCCATGGCGGGGCTCTTCAGCGAAGGGGAGCTGCCGACGTTTCTCGGGAGGCTCGAGGAGGAGGTCGCGGGCCGGCACGAGCGCTTCGGTGGCTCGGTCTACCTCCTCGAGCCCGACGTGAAGAGCGGCGCCGGTGGCCTGCGGGATCTCGACGTCGCGCGGTGGGCAGCGCGCGCTCGGTACCGCGCCGGGGACCTCCGCGCGGGGGGCTTCTGGGCCGAGCTCGTGCGCATGGGGGTGCTCGTGCCCCGCGAGGCGCGCGAGATCGCGGCGGCCGAGGAGTTCCTCTGGCGGGTTCGGAACCGCTTGCACGCCAAGGCGAAGCGGCGCGTCGATCGTCTGACGTTCGACCAACAGGAGGCGATCGCGTTCGAGCTCGGGTACGGAGCGCCGGGCGCAGACGACGAAGGCCTCGCGCGCGCCGCCGCCGCCGAGCGCATGATGCAGGACTACTACATCCACGCACGTACGGTGACACGGTCGCGTGAGCAGATCCTCTCGCGCGCCATGCCCCCGCGTCGCCGCGGAAAACCCGTCGAGATCGATCTCGGTCGCGGCGTACGCCTCTTCGACGGTCAGGTCACCCTCGACCCGGAGGCGCTCGAACGCGAGCCGGCGCTCGCGTTTCGTGTGTATGATGCATGTTTGCGCGAAGGCGCTCCGGTGCTCCCGTTCGCGCGCGACGTCGTGGTCCGCGCCGCCGCCGACCCGGCGTTCTGCGAGCGCCTCCGCGGGAGCCCCGAGGCCGCGGCGCTCTTCGTCGAGCTCGTCACGGAGGTGGCCGAGGTGCGCACGCGCTCCGGTTCCATGGTGCGCGAGCTGCACGACACCGGCCTCTTGCTCGCGATGATCCCCGAGTTTTTCCCGGTGACCGGCCGCGTCCACCACGACGTCTACCATGTCTACACGGTCGACGTTCACAGCGTGGCCGCGGTCGACTGCCTGCGTGCCCTCGCGCGGGGGGACCTCGCGGCCGACCACCCGCTCGCGTCGCGACTCGCCGCCGAGATCGTCCGGCGCCGGCCGCTGTTCCTGGCGACGCTCCTCCACGACGTCGGCAAGGGATACCCCGACGACACGGGCTCGCGAAAGAACCACTCGATCGTGGGCGCCCGCATGTGCGAGACGATCTTGCCGCGCCTCGGCCTCGCGGCCGACGAGGTCGAAGAGGCCGTCGCCCTCGTCGAGCAGCACCTCACGATGTACCACGTGGCGACGCGCCGCGACCTCGACGACCCGAACACGATCGAGGACCTCGCGAGGACGCTCCGGGGGCGCGAGGGGCTCCGCGATCTCTACTTGCTGACCGTGACCGACCTCTCGACGACCTCTCCCACGGCGATGACCTCGTGGAAGGCGCGTATGCTCGAGGAGCTTTATTTTGCCTGCGATTCGCACCTCGCGGGCGGCAAGAAGCCCATGGCCGACGATGCCCGGATCGAGCGCGTGAAGGCCACCGTGCGGGCGCTCGCGGAAACCTCTCGGGAGCCCTCGCTCTCCCGCGACGCGCTCGACGCCTACCTCGCGAGCATGCCCGACCGCTACCTGCTCGCCAGCGCCCCGCGGTCGATCCTGTCCCACGCGAAGCTCGCGATGGCGCGCGGGGAGGGGGAGATCGTGTGCGAGCTCTTCCCCTCGCGGCACGAGGGGGTCGCCGAGCTCTGCGTGGTCGCGGACGATCGCCCTGGGCTCCTCGCGAAGATCGCGGCAGCGATCACGGGCTCGCGCCTCGAGGTTCTCACCGCGCAGGTGCACTCGCGCGAGCTGTCCCCGACCGTCGACGAGGCGGTCGACGTCTTCCTCGTCCGCGATCGCAGCGACGATCGGGCCTTCGCCGAGCGGCTCTTGCCCCGCTTGAAGCGCGATCTCGAGACGCTCGTGTCGGAGGGCATCACCCCGCGCGACTACCTCCTCGAGCGCGCCGGCGGGCGGGCTCCCTCGCGCGAGCGCCCGAGCCCCCGGGTCACCACCGAGGTCGTGGTCGACGACCGAGCTTCGCCGAGGCACACCGTGATCGAGGTCTTCGCGAAGGATCGCCCCGGGCTCTTGCACGCGGTGGCGCAAGAGCTCTACGAGCTCGGTCTCGGGATCGCCCTCTCCAAGATCAACACCGAGGGGTCGCGGGTGGCCGACGTTTTCTACGTGAACGAGCGCGACGGAGCCAAGGTGGCCCCGGGCGAACGGTTCAAGGAGATTCGCACGCGTCTCAAGCGCGCGATTTCGGAGGAAGCACAATGA